One genomic window of Actinomycetes bacterium includes the following:
- a CDS encoding transposase translates to MRTQTINRLHRLLVDLVPAGAGRSLTADGAEALLGQACPTGAPAVTRRQLAGDLIADVRDLDRLITAVEERIKTAVVQSKTTLVELFGVGPVLAAKLLGEIGDVRRFPSNHHFAAHTGTAPLAASSGQVVRHRLSRAGDRKLSHALHLMAIVQIRHPTSGQAYYRRKRAEGKSPKEALRCLKRRLSDAVYRCLLADQHNQLRPAVTTG, encoded by the coding sequence ATGCGCACCCAGACCATCAACCGGCTGCACCGGCTGCTGGTCGACCTGGTCCCCGCCGGCGCCGGCCGCAGCCTCACCGCCGACGGTGCCGAAGCGCTGCTTGGCCAGGCGTGTCCGACCGGCGCGCCGGCGGTCACCCGCCGGCAGCTGGCCGGCGACCTGATCGCTGACGTGCGCGACCTGGACCGGCTGATCACGGCGGTGGAGGAGCGCATCAAGACCGCGGTGGTTCAGTCCAAGACGACCCTGGTGGAGCTGTTTGGGGTCGGCCCGGTGCTGGCCGCCAAGCTGCTCGGCGAGATCGGCGACGTGCGCCGGTTCCCGTCCAACCATCACTTCGCCGCCCACACCGGCACCGCCCCGCTCGCGGCCTCCAGCGGCCAGGTGGTCCGCCACCGGCTGTCACGGGCCGGTGACCGCAAGCTCAGCCACGCCCTGCACCTGATGGCGATTGTGCAGATCCGCCATCCCACCAGCGGACAGGCCTACTACCGCCGGAAGCGCGCCGAGGGCAAGTCCCCCAAGGAGGCGCTGCGCTGTCTGAAGCGGCGGCTGTCGGACGCCGTCTACCGGTGCCTGCTCGCTGATCAGCACAACCAGCTGCGCCCAGCCGTCACCACCGGCTAA